The DNA segment CATTCGGCCATACTATTAGCATCCACACATGGCGGAACAATGCAATTAAACAAAGATGAGCATTAACTAAAACTGTGGACATGGCATTTGTCCAAACACAATACATTAAGTGTGTTTGGTGGTTAAAATCAACTCGATTCATCTTAGTTTattttaatctaatcattaatgtgacttactatttttttaacttttcataaaaaggTTAAATCCATCTTAACTTACTTCATACATTCAACTACATCTCAATGGttctaaaaaaatactattaacaTATTAACTGAAATTAACTGAGGTTACCTCCACATTCAAACGTAGCCTAAAAACCTTAAAGATTTTCTCTCCTAAAACTTTCCCTCTTAGGATCCCTTAGcctaaataatatataactcAAATAAGAGTGCTACAACCACAacgagattatataaaagtaattttacaaattgatgtagtttcatgtgattcataaaatctttattataataaaaataattttataatttgacaaattacaccaaatcaaattaatttgtaaaattatttttatataaatattttatagctaTAATATTCTCTAACTTATAAACTCATCTCCAGGAAAACTTTCTACGGGACAGAGGACGTTCCTCCTCTATggacccattttttttttttgagggatCACCGTTGATACCGCCGTTATCCAGTCTTCCAGGCCCAAATATTACATGTACGGGACCTTGTTGATCCACACTTccagatatatattttttttaaaatttgtttatttaacgTGTGGGATTCattgaaaaaatcttcacaacctcTCAACATCTTAcactctatatttttttaatttttattattttattttttattaaatatttaatatataaataatgaataaaagaattaaattaatttaaaaagaataaattcaaaagaaaatattaaaaaaatattaaaaaattaaaaaaaagtagagtgtGGTGTGTTGGGTGGTTGTGTAGCATTTTCCGGGATTCATTTACATGTACGGaccttgttgttgatgatgTGATAAAGAAATGTCACATAATAGAGCATGGTGGATAGGGTTCGTCTCGGCAGCCCAATTGAACGATAGGCACTCGCTCACAGACAAGACATGAATTGTGGGGGATGTAGGGTGTCTGAACTTGCTCCTTCTGGTCCCctgatttttctttcttcttcccgtCCCCCTCTTGTTCAGTAGAAGCAGGAGCACCAACACTCAGTACGTCACCAAATTTGCCTGTTTGTTTGGTACGGACTATGATTTCATATGGGTCTGCATCTCCGGTTACAGTAAAAATTCCCTTGTCTGCATCAACTTCAACTTTGTCGACACCTACACGCACAAAGATAATTGGGATAAAAATGATACGACGAGAATagacttttttattactatatagAAATATATGTTCAGTCTCTTGATTTGAAATATTCGAAATAAGTATATTGATCATACCTTGTAGCTTAGTCACCGCCTGGATGAGTTGCTTCTTGCATTTGAGGCATGCAATATGGACCTTCATGACAGTTTTCTGAGCCATCGTAGAAGGAATCCCACTTTTCTGAATGGTAAGGCCAACTTCTCGGATAATGATCATCCGCTAGCAGCTTTACCTTTATTTAAGGAATGCTTTAGGAGCAAGAATGGCGTATTATGAACCTTGGGTCTTCTAGGTTCGCATATTTTCAAGAGCTAgcttttccttctttgattgTCCTTTACATATCatttgtatacatatatatatatatatatatatacacacacacaaatgtatggactaaataaaatacaaacctAATCCATGATCCACCAATAAGCAGCGTAGGATCTTAATTATCATCTTGGATGGTTCTGACCATTTGGATTTACGTACCCGTAGCTGCTTTGATTCCATGGATTGTCCAAAATATTGTACTCCAATTAAAATCTGGTGCAATTCTTTTTATGGGTATTAAGATTTTTGAAGTTTACTCCatagtccatatatatatatatatatatatatatcggtttgtaaatagaattttcataacatgaattgaactgGCCGAATTTGAGAGGCAATAGAAGTatgtattattaaaaattaattacattttatctcCTCCAACTTTTACTCAACTCAGAATATATCACAAAATTAATAATTGTATCAAAATGGGCttgcatattttcaaaatttcacaaTCACCCCCCATCTGCCTAGCATCAGTATTAAATCAAACGGAAATTGAACACGTGCAGCTTCTTCACCTACAAAGACAAAAATACCCTcaagaaaaaatttcattttaccCCCTTAAACTTTCAATTGATTCTAAATTTATCTCAAAtgtcacattaaattaaatttttataataaattaaattagatttttataataaatttgaatttacaaaacagTGATAAAAGACTAGCAAAAAGATACATCTTTAAACTCAGTATAATATTAagatataattttcttatttttttaaaatttttaaaaatatatttaaataactgtatataaaatacactaaatatataactaaatatgtaatattaataaaaataagggtTCATTTCTCTACAATAGTTATTATTCTCAAAACTGATGAGAAGTGTGTATtattaattacacaaaacttttGATCGTACAATTTAAGTTGGAAAATGCTTTGGCCACCATTGATGGCTCCGTTAGGGGCCAttgttggctttttttttttttttaatgattaagaatttttttaacattattataaattttttatatatattttgaaatatttaaaattattaaaaaatgatttaaaaaaataaaaaaagaagagaaaatttt comes from the Carya illinoinensis cultivar Pawnee chromosome 8, C.illinoinensisPawnee_v1, whole genome shotgun sequence genome and includes:
- the LOC122319012 gene encoding heavy metal-associated isoprenylated plant protein 2-like, translated to MIIIREVGLTIQKSGIPSTMAQKTVMKVHIACLKCKKQLIQAVTKLQGVDKVEVDADKGIFTVTGDADPYEIIVRTKQTGKFGDVLSVGAPASTEQEGDGKKKEKSGDQKEQVQTPYIPHNSCLVCERVPIVQLGCRDEPYPPCSIM